One genomic segment of Methanococcus voltae PS includes these proteins:
- the ftsZ gene encoding cell division protein FtsZ, with protein sequence MKFLQNIAENDFLDEPKETLSDVDKELLELIEGSKARITVVGCGGAGNNAINRLADEQVEGAKVVAVNTDAQQLVKTKAENKVLIGKNLTRGLGAGGNPEKGEESARENAEDIKSAIQDSDLVFITCGLGGGTGTGSAPIVAEISKKMGALTVAVVTLPFSMEGKVRMTNALNGLEKLQEVADTIVIIPNDKLLEIVRNVPLRTAFKVADEVLMNSVRGMVELVNNAGDIHVDFADVKAVMDDGGIAMMGIGESDSEKRAKEAINMALNSPLLCVDIEGATGALIHVTGPEDMSLDEAQDIVSTVSERLSENATIIWGTTIDDKLENSLRVLLIITGTKSTVNHNLSLKRNKVIIDIPKI encoded by the coding sequence TTGAAATTTTTACAAAATATTGCTGAAAACGATTTTTTAGATGAACCTAAAGAAACTCTATCGGACGTAGATAAAGAATTATTAGAGTTAATCGAAGGTTCTAAAGCAAGAATAACTGTTGTTGGTTGTGGTGGGGCTGGTAACAATGCAATAAATAGGTTAGCTGATGAGCAAGTTGAAGGTGCGAAAGTAGTTGCAGTAAACACCGACGCTCAACAATTAGTTAAAACCAAAGCTGAAAATAAGGTTTTAATTGGTAAAAATTTAACCCGTGGATTAGGTGCTGGAGGAAACCCTGAAAAAGGTGAAGAATCTGCTAGAGAGAATGCAGAAGATATCAAATCTGCAATACAAGATTCAGATTTGGTATTTATCACCTGCGGATTAGGCGGGGGAACTGGAACCGGTTCTGCACCAATTGTAGCTGAAATATCAAAGAAAATGGGCGCTTTGACTGTTGCTGTTGTAACATTGCCATTCTCAATGGAAGGAAAAGTTAGAATGACGAATGCTTTAAATGGACTCGAAAAGTTGCAAGAAGTTGCAGATACCATTGTTATTATTCCAAACGATAAATTATTAGAAATTGTTAGAAACGTTCCTTTAAGAACTGCTTTCAAAGTAGCTGACGAAGTATTAATGAATTCAGTTAGAGGAATGGTTGAACTCGTAAATAACGCGGGAGACATTCACGTGGACTTTGCAGACGTTAAAGCGGTTATGGACGATGGTGGAATAGCAATGATGGGAATTGGTGAAAGCGATTCCGAAAAAAGAGCAAAAGAAGCTATTAACATGGCTTTAAACAGTCCTTTATTATGTGTCGATATTGAAGGAGCCACAGGTGCTTTAATACACGTTACAGGACCAGAAGATATGAGTCTAGATGAAGCCCAAGACATTGTTTCAACTGTTTCCGAAAGACTTTCAGAAAATGCAACAATTATTTGGGGTACCACTATCGATGATAAATTAGAAAATTCATTGAGAGTTTTATTAATCATTACTGGTACAAAATCAACAGTTAACCATAATTTAAGCCTTAAAAGAAATAAAGTAATTATAGATATCCCAAAAATTTAA
- a CDS encoding protein translocase SEC61 complex subunit gamma produces the protein MSEKFDEMKTETKNFISQCKRVLKVSRKPTREEYINISKVTGLGICLLGAIGFAVHVPITYLKGLLKPAAGLVK, from the coding sequence ATGTCTGAAAAATTCGACGAAATGAAAACCGAAACAAAAAATTTCATAAGCCAATGTAAAAGAGTATTAAAAGTTTCAAGAAAACCAACCCGTGAAGAATACATTAACATTTCAAAAGTTACTGGTTTGGGAATCTGTTTATTGGGAGCCATTGGATTTGCTGTTCACGTTCCAATTACATACTTAAAAGGACTTTTAAAACCTGCTGCAGGTTTAGTAAAATAA